A window of Castanea sativa cultivar Marrone di Chiusa Pesio chromosome 1, ASM4071231v1 contains these coding sequences:
- the LOC142628611 gene encoding uncharacterized protein LOC142628611: MTEVPVMRLLDFTKPFEVECDALSLGIGGELSQKRHPIAYFSEKLNDAKTGVENKAADALSRRVSLLSVMSVKVTGFEQFKDDYKSCLDFGELYTSLSNASQPILNDYTL; the protein is encoded by the exons ATGACTGAGGTACCTGTCATGCGTCTCCTTGATTTTACCAAGCCTTTTGAAGTGGAATGTGATGCCTTAAGTCTTGGTATAGGGGGAGAACTTAGTCAAAAGCGCCACCCAATTGCTTATTTTAGTGAGAAATTGAATGATGCTAA GACAGGAGTTGAAAATAAGGCTGCTGATGCGCTAAGTCGAAGGGTATCTTTGCTGTCAGTCATGAGCGTTAAGGTTACTGGGTTTGAACAATTCAAGGATGACTATAAGTCATGCCTAGATTTTGGGGAACTCTACACTAGCCTAAGTAATGCCTCACAGCCAATCCTGAATGATTATACCCTTTAA